TGTTGACATGAAGTTTGAAAAGAAAAATTGACCTACAGTAAGCTactttatacatattttaaatgtagtttgtGCTGACCACaacggcacccttggtaaataacagcaaggctgtgaaaataaatctgcattgtttatccttttgaactttcattcaaaaaattctaaagaaGTTTTCATCTATAATTCCTGATGAGTTTGGAGAACatctgacaagagatcagagatcatTCCTTAATGCAGAATCTCAACAGaaccttcagattcccagctctTTTTGGTGCTTCTTTTCTTCAGTTCACCCGTCTAATTTCTATAGGGTCCAGATCAGGAAACTGGGACGGCCATGCAGAAGTttcattttgtgctcagtgacacatttttgtgttgatttttgttttggaTCCTGATCAAATATCCAACCacggcccattataagatttctaacagtcaGGTATAGGCCCACTAAATTagagatccagcagtatatttaacTGTGGACAtgggggtactttttatccctgtttgcaCAATCCCATCTGGTGGGTTTGCTGACAAaaagctctcttttttttttcttcgtctgACCATAGAAACCAGTCTataatgggaatatacttcagagatattttactcctaagaatttctaggggtgccaacaATTGTGGCCACAATGCATTGtagaaagacattttttttagaaTGTGAGTTTCTCCCcacttttaattgttttacttcaattaaggttagaatattttgaattaaagatcaaaaagataaacagtggagatttatttttttacatccacATTTGCTCATATTttccaagggtgccaatattagtggaggacattttgtaatttttttaattaaaatgactttttttacaCGTGAAAAGTGTAAAAAGTGCAGTGAATTAAAAACAGAAGCAAATTTTCTCagcacacattttttttgtctttaatgttttatttaaaggacagttttgtttcattttattacgATAAGCATATCTGATTTTGTGTTTGATCATAATCATACAATGAGAATGTGTAAGTCCTTGTCAAATCACAAAGATGGAGCcaataaattgaatatatatttaataaaaggcACTCATAATTTCATGAATAAAACATAGTGCTTAAACAATCAAGATATGTCATACAGCCATAGCATACATTCATGAGATACTAAATCCCATAATGACCACATAACACTGGCATTATCACCTTCGTCATTATCACCTTTGTAAAAAATCAAAATAGACTCtcaggatttatttaacaaagacTTTCAATATGACTTGATATTACACCATAATATGACATAAAATGCATGCACAAGGAAATATACTGGAAGTTTTTCCATTGACACAATGGAGGgttgatttaaatattatatttctacCTCTAGTCAAAACATAATTTAGTCATATTTTTTAATCTCagtgttttcatgcattttttaaaatgtacaacagcatgataaaaaacattttaagttctATATTGCAATTATACTGTAGTGTCTGAAAAATGCAATGTTACCTGCTGGCATAAGTTTCTTTTCAAGCTTATTGGAAAACGTATTTCAGCTTCCCTGAAAAGTGCTGTATTGGTTTGCTTTAGTCAGTGCTGAAATGCTACAATTAAAATTTGCTTTGTAATCAAttgttttctatatattttttaaaatttgcaAATTATACTCCTCTGAAAGACAACATCTCATAAGTGAAACAAAACATGTCATCTATTACAATCACGGGCAAAGACAGACATAGGTGGTCATTTGGATGATTGcatgaaaataattttgtgtaataTCTTTTCAAAATACTTATGATTGAATGTTACAAATATGCTTATAAGATAATGATTCTGCCCATTCTGTTTATAATATAAATCCACAAGAAATGTCCTGATGTTTCAAACCTTAACAAATAAGTCATTAGGCTGGATTAGATGATATATTTGATGCAATTTTTGCCATCTTTTGCACTGACTGATTGCAAATTGGTTTCACTATTCAGTATGTTCATGGTGCGATCATGTTCTCTGCCTTCATTGGCTTGTCAAGTCAGCATAAATTGGTGTGATAAAAGGAAAACTGCTTCTAAATAACACTTGTTGTCTCCAacaacaaaaccaaccaaaattaaagctttttttttgtgtgtgtgtgcaccgtTTGACCGACAAGTATACATTTTGAATTGCTAGCTCATATACGTGCATGCATAAATTCTTGTGCATTTTCCAAACAAACATATTCCACATATTCATGTGCATAATGAGTAAGGATGATAGCAGGCCAGTGAAGCCAATAGGTAAAGAAGTGCTGTGTATCCTACTAGCTATCATCAATACTTTCATATATATTTGTTCAAACAAGGGACAAGATATGATGTGAAACTAATATATTTGACTGAAATTGCCAAGCAGAGGTGTGTACCAAACCTTGAACTCACTCAACATAGAAGGAAATCTCAGCCTAAAGATAGAGTTCTAGAATCTCATTCTGTGTGTATGTTGACAAAAATAGAAACAGCAGATGAAATTTGGGACAAGCAGAAAGCAGATGCTGCCAAAGCACGGTGGGTCATCCAAATATAACATACTTGCATGCGTAGgatactgtttttaaattccaaacagtCCTGATTACGTGTGACAAATATCAAGGCTGTTAGAGGAGACATTCGGTGACATTGAATGATGGATAACAGTTTGGCATAAGCAATTTCTCTTACAAGCAGCAGGGACAAAAGGTGATGTCAGTGCAAAACTCTAAAAGATGACAACGTCAGCAAAAGGTGGATGCTTTGAGTGTATATTCATGATTCCTCTGCATTATTTTATGGGATTCGGCAACACAGGCACTTAATTGCGATTAATTAAATGCTTGTTTTGACCTCAGTTAAATGCAGCCCTTTGCCTCACAAATGATGACTTGAGAATGTTTTGTGTTCTTCTGTGTTTCATATTCTCTTTTTCAGTTCAGAGCATTTCAGGTTGTATTATTGTAAAGCCTTAAAGGGATGTTCCTTACAAAATTCTGCTTCATTTTAGTAAACAGTGCTACTGAGGTTTTATAGTCCTGTTTGAGGTCTCCCTTTGAAACAGCACAGTCTGCAAAGGTACTGTTGGTATATGCATAGCATTAGGTACATATGTAGAACTCTAAATAAAGCAGTTGTCAAACCATAAAACTGAGAGTTTCTAAGTGCATTGTTGTACAGTCATTATTGCCAGTCATGAGAAATATACCAATCCTTATGGAACACTGTTTTTCCCTGTCTGCCAATTCCCATTGCTCTTGTCCAGCGAGTAATTGCTTTCATACTTCTCTTCAGAAATACGCTTCTGATTTGCAGCAGCCTCAGCAGCAACCTCAATCACCTGTTTCTCCGCCTGCTCCGTTTCACGATGGTAGAAGTAGTTGAAGTTGGAGACGATGACAGGAACGGGAAGTGCAATGGTCAGTACACCAGCGATGGCACAGAGGATCCCAACCATCTTTCCTCCCAATGTGATAGGGCACATGTCACCATAGCCAACCGTCGTCATTGTGACCACAGCCCACCAGAATCCTTCCGGGATGCTCACAAACTGAGTATCAGGTTCGTCAACCTCAGCAAAGAAAATGGCACTGGAGAAGAGGATGATGCCAatgaaaaggaagaaaataagCAAGCCCAGCTCCCTCATACTGGCCTTCAGGGTTTGGCCTAGAATCTGGAGGCCCTTAGAATGCCGGGACAACTTGAAAACCCTGAAGACACGCACTAATCGGATGACACGCAGTGTAGCCAGAGACATGTTCTGGTTGGCGATGGGGTCTTTGTCGTGGGCGGCCATCAGTTCTGTTATGACAGTTATGAAGTAGGGCATAATGGACACAATGTCAATGACATTCATAATATTGCTAAAAAACTCGCTCTTGCTGGGGCACACTATGAAACGTACTATAAGCTCAAAACAGAACCAAATGATACAGATGGTCTCCACCACAAAGAAGGGGTCAGTAAAGGCAGAGAGCAGGGCCTTTGGACGAGGAGTAGGGGATAGAAGCGTTCCATTGGCATCATGGGTTAAGTTGACAAAAGCAGGCATAAATTCGCGATCATCACGGAATTCAGGGAGCGTCTCCAGGCAGAAGATGCAAATAGATATAGTGATGACAAGAACAGACACTAAGGCCACTGACCTGGCAGCACTGGAGCTCTCTGGGTACTCAAAGAGAAGCCAAAATTGACGGTGAAGCTCAATGGTTGGGAGCTGAGGCTCAGGGTCTTTGATGTAACCTTCATTTTCCTTGAACTGTTCCATGGCATCATGCCCTAGTCGATAGAACACTATCTCATCAGCAAACACATCCAATGGCACATTTGCTGGCCTCCGAACCTTACCTCCGGACTGATAGAAATACAAGATTCCATCGAAGCTCGGGCGGTTGCGATCAAAGAAATACTCATTCTTCATGGGGTCAAAAAAGTCAATCCTTCTCATGGGGTCTCCCAGCAAGGTTTCTGGAAACTGATTCAAAGTTTTAAGTGTTGTCTCATACATCATCCCTGAGACATTGATAACTACTTTTTGTTCACCCTCGTAGAATTTCTCCTTTTCAGCGAAATAGTCCTCGAAACAATCCTTGGTTACTTTTCCTAGCAGAGCCTCATTGGGACTGCCCTCGCTGCTCATCAGAACCTTCCAGTTGGAAATCAGGCTGTTGCAGcttgatgttcttttttttttgctgagtgTTGGTGGAGAGGCCAGTGAGCGCCTCGGCTGTCTTACTCTCTGAGGTGAGTGTGGGATTGAGTTTATGCCATGGCTCCCATGGTTTGGTTCCTGGGCATCTGAGGTGGATGAGGTTGGATATCCCGAGTCACTCGGGTCTTCCAGATTGATTCCGATGTCATCCAGGTTCTCAAAGTTGACTAGAGGAACCTCCATGGCCTCCTTCCCCTCCCAGGGGCTGAGCTCAGGCTCCTAACCGCAGATGAAATGACAGACAGGCATCAAAAAGCACAGGCCAGCCAGCCCACTTTGCACCACAAAGTGCGAAGAGATTAGAGAAGATTCAGGATGGTTCTGCAGCAGTGAGCCGAATCCCAAGATACTGTCACCTGATCTGCAGATAAAGACAAAGGGAACAAAACAGTTGTTACTTCATGGAAGGTAAGGTTGCACCTTAGTCAGGAAAGGAAACAATTAAAGCAATCTAAAGTAATATAAACTCTACAACAAGACAATGAAAAAGGAacagagattttatttttaggctCAATTATTTTACTCGAACAATAAAATCTTGGCTAACATGATGCCCATAGCTGCAGACCATTCAAAATGAAGCACGGACATTATAGGTTAGGCattagttcaatcaaaaatgaagAGTAGTTATTCACCTTTTTATTGTTTCAATACTGTAGGATCTtcttttcaagtgttttaaaacgtattaaaatacaatgaaagatgtgctatattccaagtcttgtGATTCTGTATGATAGCTTTGTATAAGGAACGCACTGAAATTTGACTGTGAATTTAACAGTCATCAGATATGTCTGATGCGTTAACAAATCAACCAATTCACTTAAAATAGTTAACCCAAATGAACAACTCAACGGATATGAGAATGAATCCAGCACCTCTACCAAATGAATCAGTCATCTCTGCTTTTCACATGAACTCATGTCttaattttcagtgaataatacTTTAACAACATTTGTGATACTTTACTGGCAATTTCTAAGCTATACAAGCTTGGCATTGCCAATATCCTGTAAGGATATACATTATAACTAAAATATTTAGTCTCTCCTTGAATGTTGATAATAAAGcataaatattacattcaaaCTGAACGTGTTTTCCTGTGCTCTCTATCCACTGCCAAATGTGCTTGAGAGCTGAGAACTTTATTATCATTTCTCCCTTATGGCTTCTTGTAGCAAAAATTGTAATTAACTTCTTAGCCATCGTAAAACAACCATTAACAGCAATAGAGCTGTACTTGCGCTGTCAAATATTAAAAGTCAATTATTAAAAGATTAAGACCTCAGACTTTATATTCCaggtttaaaataagttaaactcATTTTAGCAGATAATAATGGTAAGTAATTACACTAATCTTGTGCTATACttataagaaaatattatattgCAAAGCTccattaatttctattttaattacgTTCTCATTCTCTCCTGTACATTATGCTCTAGTGGAGAAGCAATTGATTATTGAAGCCAAATAGTTCATTAGGCATGtctgtgcaaatgtttttttaatttttttttttataatggttaTGATTGTTTTTTATAATCAATGTGTTACagtttaatttcagttatttatacCAATTGGTGAAGATAAATATTGTAAGTGCCCTATGGTACGATATATTAAAAGACTTTTATTTAGTTTGAGGTTCGTTGTTAGTTTCTGTATTAATCAACAGCATCTGTGACAGTTTAAGATGTATAACctagaatattattttaatatacacatTCAACCCACTTTATTCCTAAACCAACTCCAGTGCTGTTCCTCTCA
The Carassius auratus strain Wakin chromosome 31, ASM336829v1, whole genome shotgun sequence DNA segment above includes these coding regions:
- the LOC113051090 gene encoding potassium voltage-gated channel subfamily A member 10-like, which encodes MEVPLVNFENLDDIGINLEDPSDSGYPTSSTSDAQEPNHGSHGINSIPHSPQRVRQPRRSLASPPTLSKKKRTSSCNSLISNWKVLMSSEGSPNEALLGKVTKDCFEDYFAEKEKFYEGEQKVVINVSGMMYETTLKTLNQFPETLLGDPMRRIDFFDPMKNEYFFDRNRPSFDGILYFYQSGGKVRRPANVPLDVFADEIVFYRLGHDAMEQFKENEGYIKDPEPQLPTIELHRQFWLLFEYPESSSAARSVALVSVLVITISICIFCLETLPEFRDDREFMPAFVNLTHDANGTLLSPTPRPKALLSAFTDPFFVVETICIIWFCFELIVRFIVCPSKSEFFSNIMNVIDIVSIMPYFITVITELMAAHDKDPIANQNMSLATLRVIRLVRVFRVFKLSRHSKGLQILGQTLKASMRELGLLIFFLFIGIILFSSAIFFAEVDEPDTQFVSIPEGFWWAVVTMTTVGYGDMCPITLGGKMVGILCAIAGVLTIALPVPVIVSNFNYFYHRETEQAEKQVIEVAAEAAANQKRISEEKYESNYSLDKSNGNWQTGKNSVP